In one window of Episyrphus balteatus chromosome 3, idEpiBalt1.1, whole genome shotgun sequence DNA:
- the LOC129916800 gene encoding uncharacterized protein LOC129916800 yields the protein MKFAIVLFVLGLVIVTIAGDYTHGHNGQSACEDPREHNQKFQNNNDPTKYWTCDEPGKPATQHSCEDGTAYQHAVRNCVPWGVWKWNAPVDPISMVM from the exons atgaaattcg caaTTGTTCTATTCGTTCTTGGCCTTGTCATTGTGACTATTGCCGGCGATTACACTCATGGCCACAATGGACAATCTGCTTGTGAAGATCCAAGGGAGCATaatcaaaaattccaaaataataaTGACCCAACAAAATATTGGACTTGTGACGAACCCGGCAAACCAGCAACTCAACATAGCTGTGAAGATGGTACAGCATATCAACATGCGGTAAGGAATTGTGTTCCATGGGGAGTCTGGAAGTGGAACGCACCTGTAGATCCAATTTCGATGGTTatgtaa